From a single Artemia franciscana chromosome 9, ASM3288406v1, whole genome shotgun sequence genomic region:
- the LOC136030803 gene encoding uncharacterized protein LOC136030803, whose amino-acid sequence MSRLYSCGEIINGKKLRNQIVSLVKKAKAHYGRETMPYQLLTSDPKKWHKAVKKVAGQALDNSVKISHDNGSLISAEEVSKFFTKICTIYPPITADEKSTILEKCEPENNIIVSEFNVYTELRKIKPNTSSYPGELPAKLLREYAAFIALPLSSIINECFASGYFPAQWKRAYIRIIPKKRAPSACDDLRPISLTPCLAKVTEAFIFKFLLKQIHGRTDKFQFGGLPKCSTTIYLVRMFDCVL is encoded by the coding sequence ATGTCTCGCCTCTACTCCTGTGGTGAGATTATCAACGGCAAGAAATTGCGAAATCAAATAGTCTCTTTGGTAAAGAAAGCTAAAGCTCACTATGGTCGTGAAACCATGCCCTACCAATTACTTACTTCGGACCCCAAAAAGTGGCACAAAGCTGTGAAAAAAGTGGCCGGTCAAGCTCTTGACAACAGTGTGAAGATCAGCCATGATAATGGGTCCTTAATCAGCGCAGAAGAAGTGAGCAAATTCTTCACCAAGATCTGCACTATCTATCCACCTATTACGGCTGATGAAAAGTCcaccatacttgaaaaatgtgagcctGAGAACAACATAATAGTCAGTGAGTTCAACGTTTACACGGAATTACGGAAGATCAAACCGAATACATCTTCATACCCTGGTGAATTACCTGCCAAATTGCTACGTGAATATGCAGCTTTCATAGCATTACCATTGTCCAGCATCATAAACGAGTGTTTTGCTTCCGGCTATTTCCCGGCACAGTGGAAACGGGCAtatattagaattattccaaaaaagcgCGCCCCTAGTGCATGCGACGATCTCCGTCCGATCTCACTTACACCTTGTTTGGCAAAAGTAACTGAGGCCTTCATAttcaagtttcttctgaaacaaattcatgggcGTACTGATAAATTCCAGTTCGGTGGGCTCCCCAAGTGTAGTACTACAATATACCTAGTACGGATGTTTGACTGTGTTCTCTAA